A stretch of Fusarium poae strain DAOMC 252244 chromosome 2, whole genome shotgun sequence DNA encodes these proteins:
- a CDS encoding hypothetical protein (TransMembrane:1 (o927-949i)), whose translation MDLSSIPNNLPVIAPVIQAFGGLNGYWGQRGFEPLKAYCDSHPEYITLSFVNQAPEHSNSNLPGTNFAGHCAGGTYGDSNLLSECYTIKEGIPYCKDRGVKILLSIGGVYNNAGSNYKVTTDDKGRDFADFLYKAFGPYNEHSGTIRPFDSVDEDGNAVHAAVDGFDFDIEHDLPNGPYIAMINRLRELDEGITITGAPQCPTSDEYFYMKEMIQSAKFDALFVQFYNNPWCDAVSDGREGEGFNYDQWVDIIEDSDLSKDAKLYVGLPASEEAAPGGGYLEPEDLKDLVCELTTKSHFGGVSLWDLTRGEENIVDGKSYNEHVMDALKYGCAPVPVPTTTTTTSATTTTTEEASTSTDITTTETSTVYTATTSGFSTTSGASSTEDATSADTTTASDVSSTADVTATTNSDATISADVTTSTVAASTDATASTDATASTDATASTDATASTDATASTDATASTDATASTDATASTDATASTNVIASTDVIASADATTSTDAASTDATASTETATSVGANTSSVGVESTTGASATAAEYSADTTMALTTDIVSTSDALSATSDVSATVDTSVATDAASSSTIDSPIGSDTATGTAATTDVSGAAESTASATETESATVATAYSTFRGWNTTSTSAAAYTQTYGNPSTLVHSGSLTTKGSPVYTNYPGNTDAISMTTSTVCTTRVHTVTKCPPEVVDCPYGSVTTETVPLYTTVCPAIGKANPTGYASQYALPPQYETRTVYTTSVQTITKCDPGVVNCPYGSVTTETVPVYTTICSVTEADKPTPTDVFINHEIKTLYTSQVHTVAQCPPENLNCQVGAVTTEIASWTTAIVPAKETQSIKDYKPVAELPKPLTIGSHLNGTVYTSVTIPPATLKTATKPGVFEQAKPTYKQPAQKQYSGAAAPTGGHNGEAPIETYIPAPITPVTAGASSMAIGLTAVAGIALLQVLAL comes from the exons ATGGATCTGTCTTCTATCCCCAACAATCTTCCAGTCATTGCTCCTGTCATTCAGGCCTTCGGTGGTCTCAATGGCTACTGG GGCCAACGCGGGTTTGAGCCCCTCAAAGCCTACTGTGACTCTCACCCTGAATACATCACACTCTCTTTCGTGAACCAAGCTCCAGAGCACAGTAACTCGAATCTTCCCGGAACCAACTTTGCCGGGCATTGCGCAGGTGGCACCTATGGAGACTCAAATCTCCTCAGCGAGTGCTATACCATCAAGGAAGGAATTCCGTACTGCAAGGATCGTGGTGTCAAAATTCTACTGAGCATCGGTGGCGTCTACAACAACGCAGGAAGTAACTACAAGGTGACCACCGATGATAAAGGTCGAGATTTTGCCGACTTCCTCTACAAGGCGTTCGGTCCTTACAATGAGCATTCGGGTACCATTCGCCCCTTTGACAGcgttgatgaagatggcaATGCTGTTCATGCTGCAGTTGATGGTTTCGATTTCGATATTGAACATGATCTTC CCAATGGCCCTTACATTGCCATGATCAACCGACTTCGTGAACTCGACGAAGGAATCACTATCACTGGTGCGCCTCAGTGCCCAACTAGCGACGAGTACTTTTACATGAAAGAGATGATTCAGTCGGCCAAGTTCGATGCCCTGTTTGTGCAATTTTACAACAACCCTTGGTGTGATGCCGTTTCAGACGGTCGTGAGGGCGAAGGCTTCAACTACGACCAGTGGGTAGATATCATTGAAGACAGTGATCTCAGCAAGGACGCTAAGCTGTATGTCGGTCTCCCTGCTAGCGAAGAAGCCGCACCAGGTGGCGGTTATCTTGAGCCCGAAGATTTGAAGGATCTAGTCTGTGAACTCACGACAAAGTCTCATTTCGGTGGTGTTTCTCTGTGGGATCTCACTCGTGGAGAAGAGAACATTGTGGACGGAAAGAGCTACAACGAACATGTCATGGATGCTCTCAAGTATGGCTGTGCCCCGGTGCCAGTTcctaccaccaccaccaccactagtgccacaaccacaaccactgAAGAGGCTTCTACCTCTACCGACATCACGACAACCGAAACATCTACAGTTTATACTGCCACTACATCTGGCTTTTCTACAACTTCTGGTGCCTCATCGACGGAAGATGCTACCTCGGCTGATACCACCACCGCCTCTGATGTATCTTCAACTGCTGATGTTACAGCTACCACCAACAGTGATGCCACCATTTCCGCCGATGTCACTACCTCAACTGTTGCTGCTTCCACCGATGCTACTGCTTCCACCGATGCTACTGCTTCCACCGATGCTACTGCTTCCACCGATGCTACTGCTTCCACCGATGCTACTGCTTCCACCGATGCTACTGCTTCCACCGATGCTACTGCTTCCACCGATGCTACTGCTTCCACCGATGCTACTGCTTCCACCAATGTTATTGCTTCTACCGATGTTATTGCTTCTGCCGACGCTACTACCTCAACTGATGCTGCTTCCACTGATGCCACTGCATCCACGGAAACAGCTACTAGTGTCGGTGCAAACACTTCTAGCGTCGGCGTTGAGTCTACCACTGGAGCATCTGCCACAGCCGCAGAATATTCAGCCGACACCACTATGGCTTTAACAACCGACATTGTCTCGACAAGTGATGCCCTCTCTGCTACATCTGACGTGTCTGCAACTGTTGATACTTCTGTTGCTACCGACGCAGCTTCTAGCTCAACTATCGATTCCCCCATTGGCAGCGACACTGCTACTGGTACTGCCGCGACGACCGATGTTTCGGGAGCTGCAGAGTCGACTGCTTCGGCCACAGAGACTGAATCCGCGACTGTCGCGACTGCCTATAGCACTTTCCGAGGCTGGAACACTACATCAACGAGCGCTGCTGCTTACACACAGACATACGGTAACCCTTCTACCCTTGTTCATTCTGGCTCTCTCACCACAAAGGGATCACCTGTCTACACCAACTATCCCGGAAACACAGATGCTATTAGCATGACTACCAGCACTGTCTGCACTACCCGGGTCCACACCGTCACCAAGTGCCCCCCTGAGGTTGTTGACTGTCCTTATGGATCTGTCACAACTGAGACTGTTCCTTTGTACACTACTGTCTGCCCAGCCATTGGTAAAGCTAACCCTACTGGTTACGCTTCCCAGTAcgctcttcctcctcagtaTGAGACCAGGACTGTCTATACCACAAGTGTCCAGACCATCACCAAGTGCGATCCTGGTGTCGTCAACTGCCCTTACGGATCTGTCACCACCGAGACTGTCCCTGTCTACACTACTATCTGCTCTGTAACAGAGGCGGATAAGCCAACCCCTACTGATGTCTTTATCAACCATGAAATCAAGACTCTCTACACGAGCCAGGTTCATACTGTCGCCCAGTGTCCTCCTGAGAACCTCAATTGCCAAGTCGGCGCTGTCACTACCGAGATCGCATCATGGACAACAGCCATTGTGCCTGCCAAGGAGACCCAGTCCATCAAGGATTACAAACCTGTTGCCGAGCTCCCCAAGCCGCTGACAATTGGATCTCATCTCAACGGTACAGTCTACACTAGCGTTACCATCCCCCCTGCTACGCTCAAGACAGCAACCAAGCCTGGTGTTTTTGAGCAGGCCAAACCCACATACAAGCAGCCCGCTCAGAAGCAATACTCTGGTGCTGCGGCTCCTACAGGTGGCCACAACGGTGAGGCTCCTATCGAGACCTATATACCCGCGCCCATCACCCCCGTTACTGCTGGCGCCTCTTCAATGGCCATTGGCCTGACTGCTGTGGCAGGCATTGCACTTCTGCAAGTCCTCGCTCTGTAG